A DNA window from Actinomycetota bacterium contains the following coding sequences:
- the sdhC gene encoding succinate dehydrogenase, cytochrome b556 subunit: MTPTAGGTRERRRDTKPYRRRRYQGGEGMWSWILHRGSGLFVLGFLFLHILDTALIGFGKHHYDSIINIYKKVWFQPLEVILVGAVIYHSLNGLRVILIDFWDRGAAHERQLALATNLVSAALFIPSAIIMLKPYV; this comes from the coding sequence ATGACCCCGACCGCAGGCGGGACCCGGGAACGGCGTAGGGACACCAAGCCCTACCGGCGCCGCCGCTACCAGGGCGGCGAGGGCATGTGGTCCTGGATCCTGCACCGGGGCAGCGGGCTGTTCGTCCTGGGCTTCCTCTTCCTGCACATCCTCGACACCGCCCTCATCGGCTTCGGCAAGCACCACTACGACTCCATCATCAACATCTACAAGAAGGTCTGGTTCCAACCGCTCGAAGTGATCCTGGTGGGCGCGGTGATCTACCACTCGCTCAACGGGCTGCGGGTGATCCTCATCGACTTCTGGGACCGGGGCGCTGCTCACGAGCGCCAGCTTGCCCTGGCTACCAACCTCGTCTCGGCGGCCCTGTTCATCCCCTCGGCGATCATCATGCTGAAGCCCTACGTGTAG
- a CDS encoding succinate dehydrogenase iron-sulfur subunit, translating into MLVDLRIARFDPSVDKRPHWADYRAEVEDRARVLDALHYVKWYVDGTLALRRSCGHGVCGSDAMLINGHNRLACQVLCRDLAQPISVEPIRGLPVEKDLIVDMEPFFAGYRAVMPWLIPADEGDGDRERLQSPAERARFDDTTKCILCAACTTSCPIFWGDKTYVGPAAIVNAHRFIFDSRDGAAAERLDILSARRGAFRCRTTFNCTDACPRHIKVTEAIQEVKRAILYKKL; encoded by the coding sequence GTGCTGGTCGACCTGCGGATCGCCCGCTTCGACCCGTCGGTCGATAAGCGGCCGCACTGGGCCGACTACCGGGCTGAGGTCGAAGACAGGGCACGGGTCCTCGACGCGCTGCACTACGTCAAGTGGTACGTGGACGGCACCCTGGCGCTGCGCCGCTCGTGCGGGCACGGGGTGTGCGGCTCGGACGCCATGCTCATCAACGGCCACAACCGCCTGGCCTGCCAGGTGCTGTGCCGGGACCTGGCCCAGCCGATCTCGGTGGAGCCGATCCGGGGGCTGCCGGTGGAGAAGGACCTCATCGTGGACATGGAGCCCTTCTTCGCCGGCTACCGGGCGGTCATGCCCTGGCTGATCCCTGCCGACGAGGGCGACGGGGACCGGGAGCGCCTGCAGTCGCCGGCTGAGCGGGCCCGTTTCGACGACACCACCAAGTGCATCCTGTGCGCGGCGTGCACCACGTCGTGCCCGATTTTCTGGGGCGACAAGACCTACGTCGGCCCGGCGGCGATCGTGAATGCCCACCGGTTCATCTTCGACTCCCGGGACGGCGCCGCCGCCGAGCGCCTGGACATCCTGAGCGCCCGGCGGGGGGCGTTCCGGTGCCGGACGACGTTCAACTGCACCGACGCCTGCCCCCGCCACATCAAGGTGACCGAGGCGATCCAGGAAGTGAAGCGGGCGATCCTCTACAAGAAGCTCTGA
- a CDS encoding cytochrome P450, giving the protein MAVRSSDRSADADAAASPQAPGPKGAPVLGSALALKADILGFTLRVMETYGDVVRVTVGPPPVRQVAHFVFHPDGAQHVLAGSADKYYKGTPVYREIEDLLGSGLLTSEGEVWKRQKRMVQPLFTRTRVAGYVPMMVGHARRLVADWTEAARAGRPVDLHEDMTAVTLRVVGTAVFGAEVDHMIPVLRDTVPYLSNRALQRGLSPVKLPATWPTPGNRKAARDKAAIYGMVDDLIASRRRQRTEGEDLVNLLLDAQDPEGGQRLRDDEVRDQALIFLLAGHETTATALTFALHLLGHHPAAQERVAAEAAAVLAGGELGLEQVQALSYTTMVVKEAMRLYPSASATGRTSYVDDVIGGYRIPAGATVIVSPWATHRHPGFWDAPDTFDPERFTTEAEKARHRYAYFPFGGGPRACIGQYFSMLEAAVVTASVVQAFAITTSSDPVKLFTGITLRPGEAMPATLALR; this is encoded by the coding sequence ATGGCCGTTCGATCGTCCGACCGCAGCGCTGACGCCGACGCAGCCGCCTCCCCGCAGGCGCCCGGCCCGAAGGGGGCCCCGGTGCTGGGCTCTGCACTCGCCCTCAAGGCCGACATCCTGGGCTTCACCCTCCGGGTCATGGAGACCTATGGCGACGTCGTTCGGGTCACCGTCGGCCCGCCCCCGGTCCGCCAGGTGGCGCACTTCGTGTTCCATCCCGACGGGGCGCAGCATGTGCTGGCCGGCTCGGCGGACAAGTACTACAAGGGGACGCCGGTCTACCGGGAGATCGAGGACCTGCTGGGCAGCGGCCTGCTGACCAGCGAGGGCGAGGTCTGGAAGCGCCAGAAACGCATGGTCCAGCCGCTGTTCACCCGCACGCGGGTGGCGGGCTACGTCCCGATGATGGTGGGGCACGCCCGCCGACTGGTGGCCGACTGGACCGAGGCCGCCCGTGCGGGCCGCCCGGTGGACCTGCACGAGGACATGACCGCGGTCACGCTCCGGGTGGTGGGCACCGCGGTGTTCGGCGCCGAGGTCGACCACATGATCCCCGTCCTGCGGGACACCGTGCCCTACCTGAGCAACCGTGCGCTGCAGCGGGGGCTGTCACCCGTGAAGCTCCCCGCCACCTGGCCCACGCCCGGCAACCGGAAGGCCGCCCGGGACAAGGCCGCCATCTACGGGATGGTGGACGACCTCATCGCCTCCCGGCGGCGCCAGCGCACCGAGGGCGAGGATCTTGTCAACCTCCTCCTGGACGCCCAGGACCCCGAGGGCGGGCAGCGCCTCCGCGACGACGAGGTGCGCGACCAGGCGCTGATCTTCCTGCTGGCGGGCCACGAGACCACGGCGACCGCCCTCACCTTTGCCCTCCACCTCCTCGGGCACCACCCGGCGGCGCAGGAACGGGTGGCCGCCGAGGCGGCGGCGGTGCTCGCGGGCGGCGAGCTGGGCCTCGAGCAGGTCCAGGCGCTGAGCTACACCACCATGGTGGTGAAGGAGGCCATGCGCCTCTACCCCTCGGCCTCGGCCACCGGGCGCACGAGCTATGTCGACGACGTCATCGGCGGGTACCGGATCCCGGCGGGCGCCACCGTCATCGTCTCGCCCTGGGCCACCCACCGCCATCCCGGGTTCTGGGACGCCCCGGACACCTTCGATCCCGAGCGCTTCACTACCGAGGCCGAGAAGGCCCGCCACCGCTACGCCTACTTCCCCTTCGGGGGCGGCCCGCGGGCGTGCATCGGCCAGTACTTCTCGATGCTGGAGGCCGCCGTCGTCACCGCCTCGGTGGTGCAGGCGTTCGCCATCACCACCTCTTCGGATCCGGTGAAGCTGTTTACCGGCATCACGCTGCGCCCTGGGGAGGCGATGCCGGCCACGCTGGCGCTGCGGTGA
- a CDS encoding succinate dehydrogenase has translation MATVQDVYERHFPSGISPSSWEVWSWFFMRISGVLLVFLVLGHLAIMHVFGGGIQRVDFDFVAARWHGIFWRSYDWLLLALALLHGANGARTVIHDYVHRDGWRVLLKAVLYTATFVFLSVGTLTIVTFNAATMAGK, from the coding sequence ATGGCCACCGTCCAGGACGTCTACGAGCGCCACTTCCCCTCGGGCATCTCCCCGTCCAGCTGGGAGGTGTGGTCCTGGTTCTTCATGCGCATCTCCGGCGTGCTGCTGGTGTTCCTGGTGCTGGGCCACCTGGCGATCATGCACGTCTTCGGCGGGGGGATCCAGCGGGTGGACTTCGACTTCGTCGCCGCCCGTTGGCACGGCATCTTCTGGCGCAGCTACGACTGGCTGCTGCTCGCCCTCGCTTTGCTGCACGGCGCCAACGGGGCCCGCACCGTCATCCACGACTACGTCCACCGGGACGGGTGGCGGGTCCTCCTAAAGGCGGTGCTGTACACCGCCACCTTCGTGTTCCTCTCGGTCGGGACGCTGACCATCGTGACCTTCAACGCCGCCACGATGGCCGGGAAGTAG
- a CDS encoding PIN domain-containing protein: MLLVDTSVWVEVFRRPPTLSLDDIGGIDEVVTCLPVVQEVLQGFLDQPAYRIAREAMLALPTVGSPMPGDLYLEAADLFRTARRAGVTVRSGVDCLIAACALRHDLTVAHHDRDYTNLARVSALRALSL, from the coding sequence ATGCTCCTCGTTGATACCTCCGTGTGGGTGGAGGTCTTCCGCAGGCCACCGACCCTTTCGCTGGATGACATCGGTGGGATCGACGAGGTCGTCACCTGCCTGCCCGTCGTACAGGAAGTGCTCCAGGGCTTCCTCGACCAACCGGCGTACCGCATCGCCCGGGAGGCGATGCTGGCACTACCCACGGTCGGGTCCCCGATGCCCGGCGACCTCTATCTCGAGGCGGCCGACCTATTCCGGACCGCGCGCCGGGCGGGCGTGACCGTCCGTTCGGGAGTGGATTGCCTCATCGCCGCCTGCGCGCTCCGCCACGACCTCACCGTCGCCCACCACGACCGGGATTACACCAACTTGGCACGGGTGTCAGCGCTGCGCGCACTGTCTTTGTGA
- a CDS encoding TIGR03618 family F420-dependent PPOX class oxidoreductase, producing the protein MPVLTEEARTALTAGHLAHLTTLGPDGAPHVTIVWVGLDGDEIVSAHLGRYQKIRNVERDPRVVISMLTGGRNPMGLDFHLVVYGRARVTEGGAPELLQRLARTYLGPDVVFPPMPDPPPGFILRTAPRRLGGIGPWAPPRG; encoded by the coding sequence ATGCCGGTCCTGACCGAGGAAGCCCGAACGGCGCTGACCGCCGGCCATCTCGCCCACCTGACCACCCTCGGCCCGGATGGCGCGCCCCACGTCACCATCGTGTGGGTGGGCCTCGACGGCGACGAGATCGTCTCGGCCCACCTCGGCCGCTACCAGAAGATCCGCAACGTCGAGCGGGACCCCCGGGTGGTGATCTCGATGCTCACCGGGGGCCGCAACCCCATGGGCCTCGACTTCCACCTCGTGGTCTACGGCCGCGCCCGGGTCACCGAGGGCGGCGCCCCGGAGCTGCTGCAGCGGCTGGCCCGCACCTACCTCGGCCCCGACGTGGTGTTCCCGCCGATGCCCGACCCGCCTCCGGGCTTCATCCTGCGCACGGCCCCCAGGCGCCTGGGCGGCATCGGGCCGTGGGCGCCACCCAGGGGTTGA
- a CDS encoding PaeR7I family type II restriction endonuclease: MTAALPDYEPRFAEAIEFFWATRNRQATEQRARGVTDAGTRGAVTGGQHLNALAALIRQVFADAGMDTPVASSVLPGYYRIAKNWDVVITYKHRVVAIIELKSHVGSFGNNQNNRIEEMVGQSLDIWRAARENLLGDIRPWFGYLMLLEDHQDSRRCPSGRGAPILPTDPIFQDTNYLDRYQIAFARLRLEGDMNAVCLLFSDPATASVEYPEPTMSFNAFAAAIHGRVTEVLGLLGT; this comes from the coding sequence ATGACGGCTGCGCTTCCCGACTACGAGCCACGTTTCGCTGAGGCGATCGAGTTCTTCTGGGCGACCCGAAATCGCCAGGCGACAGAGCAGAGAGCCAGAGGCGTCACCGATGCCGGAACGCGGGGCGCCGTCACCGGCGGCCAGCATCTCAACGCGCTCGCCGCCCTCATCCGGCAGGTCTTCGCCGATGCGGGAATGGACACGCCGGTTGCAAGCAGCGTCCTGCCCGGCTACTACAGGATTGCCAAGAACTGGGACGTGGTCATCACCTACAAGCACCGGGTCGTCGCGATCATCGAACTCAAATCGCATGTTGGTTCGTTTGGCAACAACCAGAACAACCGTATTGAGGAAATGGTCGGTCAGAGCCTAGATATCTGGCGGGCGGCCCGCGAGAACTTGCTTGGCGATATCCGTCCCTGGTTTGGCTACCTGATGTTGCTGGAAGACCACCAGGACAGTCGCCGGTGCCCCAGCGGTAGAGGTGCCCCGATCTTGCCGACCGACCCGATCTTTCAGGACACAAACTACCTGGATCGCTACCAGATCGCTTTCGCACGACTAAGACTCGAAGGCGATATGAATGCGGTCTGTCTGCTCTTCTCGGATCCAGCGACGGCGTCTGTCGAATACCCGGAGCCCACGATGAGTTTCAACGCCTTCGCCGCCGCGATCCACGGCAGGGTGACAGAAGTCCTGGGGTTGCTCGGCACGTAG
- a CDS encoding nuclear transport factor 2 family protein — MPHPNEDLLRSLYERLHRGDVTGFLSGCADDVVFSVPGHAAVSGTFTKATFAGMARAAAVAEPGSFREDIVDVIANDEHGIVLLNHRLRRAGVAFAYRTAHVMTFSGGLISSWWEHPGSVAELEAAWGPAPREP, encoded by the coding sequence GTGCCCCATCCCAATGAGGATCTCCTGCGGTCGCTGTACGAGCGGCTCCACCGCGGCGACGTGACCGGCTTCCTCTCCGGGTGCGCCGACGACGTGGTCTTTTCCGTTCCCGGCCACGCCGCGGTGAGCGGGACCTTCACGAAGGCGACGTTCGCCGGCATGGCCCGGGCCGCCGCCGTGGCCGAGCCGGGGAGCTTCCGGGAGGACATCGTCGATGTCATCGCCAACGACGAGCACGGCATCGTGCTGCTGAACCACCGCCTCCGCCGGGCGGGGGTGGCGTTCGCGTACCGCACCGCCCACGTCATGACCTTCTCCGGCGGGCTCATCAGCTCGTGGTGGGAGCACCCGGGGAGCGTGGCGGAACTGGAGGCTGCCTGGGGGCCGGCGCCTCGCGAGCCCTGA
- a CDS encoding type II toxin-antitoxin system VapB family antitoxin, producing the protein MKRTNLVLDEALLEEAVRISGERTYSGAVAVALQDFVRRAHARQILRLAGTGAWAGSLEEMRADTAATPHAPR; encoded by the coding sequence ATGAAACGTACAAATCTTGTGCTTGATGAGGCGCTCCTCGAGGAAGCTGTGCGGATCAGCGGCGAGCGCACCTACTCGGGCGCGGTGGCGGTCGCGCTCCAAGACTTCGTCCGGCGGGCTCACGCACGCCAGATCCTGCGTCTCGCCGGCACCGGCGCATGGGCCGGGTCGCTGGAGGAGATGCGGGCCGACACGGCGGCGACTCCGCATGCTCCTCGTTGA
- the sdhA gene encoding succinate dehydrogenase flavoprotein subunit, translating to MSSARRSARGSAVEEHHFDCVIVGAGGAGLRAALEASKRASTAVVSKLYPTRSHTGAAQGGMCAALGNVEEDSAEWHTFDTIKGGDYLVDQDAAEIMCREAIDAVIDLERMGLPFNRTAEGRIDQRRFGGHTRNHGEAPVRRACYAADRTGHMILQTLFQQCSRNQVRFFNEFFVLDLIVTEAGACGGVIAYELKTGRLHIVRAASVLFATGGFGKVFKITSNAHTLTGDGPAVCLRRGIPLEDMEFFQFHPTGIYGMGILLSEAARGEGAILRNGQGERFMERYAPTIKDLAPRDMVSRAIVQEIAEGRGVDGKDYVHLDIRHLAPEVIEAKLPDITEFARRYLGVEPTTELVPIQPTAHYAMGGIPTDVHAQALGGDGLPVPGLYAAGECACVSVHGANRLGTNSLLDIIVFGRRGGIQMAEHAATRPLPDLPPDPAARATALIQALTERTPGEGAERIAPLRERLQEEMTRCCGVVRSEASLAEAEGIIQELKARYAKAGIDDHGSVYNTDLLEAVEFGFLLDLAEVTVVAARARTESRGGHFREDFPRRDDAAWMRHSLAVRGPDGSIGLQYKPVTVTHYQPMERKY from the coding sequence GTGTCGTCAGCCAGGCGCTCCGCCCGCGGCTCCGCTGTCGAGGAGCACCATTTCGACTGCGTGATCGTGGGAGCGGGCGGCGCCGGCCTCCGGGCGGCCCTCGAGGCCTCGAAGCGGGCCTCGACCGCCGTGGTCAGCAAGCTGTATCCCACCCGCTCGCACACCGGCGCCGCCCAGGGCGGGATGTGCGCCGCCCTCGGCAACGTCGAGGAGGACTCGGCCGAATGGCACACCTTCGACACCATCAAGGGCGGCGACTACCTGGTGGACCAGGACGCCGCCGAAATCATGTGCCGGGAGGCGATTGACGCGGTCATCGATCTGGAGCGCATGGGCCTGCCGTTCAACCGCACAGCCGAGGGGCGCATCGACCAGCGCCGGTTCGGGGGCCACACCCGCAACCACGGCGAGGCCCCGGTCCGGCGGGCGTGCTACGCGGCGGACCGCACCGGCCACATGATCCTGCAGACCCTCTTCCAGCAGTGCTCCCGCAACCAGGTGCGGTTCTTCAACGAGTTCTTCGTGCTCGACCTCATCGTCACCGAGGCGGGCGCCTGCGGGGGGGTGATCGCCTACGAGCTGAAGACCGGCCGGCTGCACATCGTGCGGGCAGCGTCGGTCCTGTTCGCCACCGGGGGCTTCGGCAAGGTCTTCAAGATCACCTCCAACGCCCACACCCTGACCGGCGACGGGCCGGCTGTGTGCCTCCGGCGGGGCATCCCGTTGGAGGACATGGAGTTCTTCCAGTTCCACCCCACCGGCATCTACGGGATGGGGATCCTCCTGTCCGAGGCCGCCCGGGGCGAGGGGGCGATCCTGCGCAACGGCCAGGGCGAGCGCTTCATGGAGCGCTACGCCCCGACCATCAAGGATCTCGCCCCCCGGGACATGGTCTCCCGGGCGATCGTGCAGGAGATCGCCGAGGGGCGGGGCGTGGACGGCAAGGACTACGTCCACCTCGACATCCGCCACCTGGCCCCCGAGGTGATCGAGGCCAAGCTGCCCGACATCACCGAGTTCGCCCGGCGCTACCTGGGCGTCGAGCCCACCACGGAATTGGTGCCGATCCAGCCCACCGCCCATTACGCCATGGGCGGCATCCCCACCGACGTCCACGCCCAGGCACTCGGCGGGGACGGCCTCCCGGTCCCCGGCCTGTACGCCGCCGGCGAGTGCGCCTGCGTCTCGGTCCACGGGGCCAACCGGCTGGGCACGAACTCGCTGCTGGACATCATCGTGTTCGGCCGGCGGGGAGGCATCCAGATGGCGGAGCACGCCGCCACCCGGCCCCTCCCCGACCTCCCACCCGACCCGGCTGCCCGGGCCACGGCCCTCATCCAGGCCCTGACGGAGCGGACCCCGGGCGAAGGGGCCGAGCGCATCGCCCCCCTGCGGGAGCGCCTGCAGGAGGAGATGACGCGGTGCTGCGGGGTGGTGCGGTCGGAGGCCTCGCTGGCCGAGGCGGAGGGCATCATCCAGGAGCTCAAGGCCCGCTACGCCAAGGCGGGCATCGACGATCACGGGTCGGTGTACAACACCGACCTCCTGGAGGCGGTCGAGTTCGGCTTCCTCCTCGACCTCGCCGAGGTGACCGTCGTGGCCGCCCGCGCCCGCACCGAGAGCCGGGGCGGGCACTTCCGGGAGGACTTCCCCCGCCGGGACGACGCCGCCTGGATGCGGCACTCCCTGGCCGTGCGGGGGCCAGACGGTAGCATCGGGCTGCAGTACAAGCCGGTGACCGTCACGCACTACCAGCCGATGGAACGGAAGTACTGA
- a CDS encoding N-6 DNA methylase — MADLLYQPSLLPEAWSDFVAGDHEPKADVTISHGEVFTRPWVVELILDLAGYTADADLALLRAVEPACGTGAFLLPMVRRLSESCRLHGRSIKEAAGAIHATDLMPGHVEQARAGMAKVLIGDDWSAAQAASLTNRWVQEGDFILGKDLGGTADFVLGNPPYVRSEEMAPSRLQAYRQACPAMGGRADLFIAFFETGLRALKEGGTLGFICADRWMHNHYGGKLRAMIGDHFSVDTTIVMHNVDAFEEEVSAYPAVTMIRRLPQGSSIIADTTATFGAEDAGALVRWVKGARSKPKRTDAFEVAQLPHWFTGTEGWPGGRPERLALVTDLAQRFPPLEGSDRRTRVRIGVATGADSLFVTKDPELVEAERLLPLSMVRDTQQDRFEWSGHYLVDPWVSDDPPTRTHPLGGLVDLGAYPRLKSYFEAKAEALRGRKRHFSTWYQTIDRVDHSITVRPKLLFPDMKMTSRPVYEGGGYYPHHNLYYVVSDVWPLEVLGGLLLSQIADLFIKTYAVKMRGGTQRFQAQYLRRICVPPFDGIGEVDRKALADAFEDRDVERATGIALKLYGVSVSTLSEVL, encoded by the coding sequence ATGGCGGACCTCCTCTACCAGCCGTCGCTGCTTCCGGAAGCTTGGTCAGACTTTGTGGCCGGGGACCACGAGCCGAAGGCCGACGTAACGATCAGCCACGGCGAGGTCTTTACACGGCCATGGGTCGTTGAGCTCATCCTCGACCTAGCTGGCTACACAGCCGATGCGGACCTCGCTCTACTTCGAGCTGTTGAACCAGCATGCGGAACTGGCGCATTCCTCCTCCCGATGGTCCGCCGACTCAGCGAATCGTGCCGCCTTCACGGTCGTTCGATCAAGGAAGCGGCGGGTGCCATCCACGCCACCGACCTGATGCCTGGGCACGTCGAGCAGGCGCGAGCTGGAATGGCCAAGGTATTAATCGGTGATGACTGGAGCGCTGCACAGGCAGCCTCTCTCACCAATAGATGGGTTCAGGAAGGTGATTTCATCCTGGGCAAGGACCTAGGGGGAACGGCTGACTTTGTGCTCGGCAATCCGCCCTATGTCCGATCCGAGGAGATGGCACCCTCCCGCCTTCAGGCCTACAGGCAGGCGTGTCCGGCGATGGGGGGTCGTGCGGACCTGTTCATTGCGTTCTTCGAGACTGGTCTGCGGGCCCTCAAAGAGGGCGGCACGCTCGGGTTCATCTGCGCCGACCGCTGGATGCACAACCACTACGGCGGGAAGCTGCGAGCGATGATCGGGGACCACTTCTCGGTTGATACGACCATCGTGATGCACAACGTGGACGCCTTCGAGGAAGAAGTGAGCGCATACCCAGCCGTCACTATGATCCGACGTCTTCCCCAGGGCTCGTCGATCATTGCCGACACGACGGCAACGTTCGGCGCTGAGGACGCTGGTGCACTTGTCCGGTGGGTTAAGGGAGCCCGCTCGAAGCCGAAGCGGACAGACGCCTTTGAAGTCGCCCAACTCCCGCACTGGTTCACCGGGACTGAAGGGTGGCCCGGCGGCCGTCCAGAGCGCCTGGCTCTGGTCACCGATCTTGCCCAGCGTTTTCCTCCCCTCGAAGGTTCGGACAGGCGGACCCGCGTGCGGATCGGCGTGGCCACCGGGGCCGACAGTCTTTTCGTTACGAAGGATCCCGAGCTGGTCGAAGCCGAACGACTACTTCCACTCTCCATGGTGCGAGATACGCAGCAGGACCGGTTCGAATGGTCGGGTCACTACCTGGTCGATCCATGGGTAAGCGATGACCCTCCGACCCGCACTCACCCTCTAGGCGGCTTGGTGGACCTCGGCGCTTATCCCCGGCTGAAGTCGTACTTCGAGGCGAAGGCCGAAGCCCTCAGGGGAAGGAAGCGCCACTTCAGCACCTGGTATCAGACCATCGACCGGGTCGACCATTCGATAACCGTTCGTCCAAAGCTGCTCTTCCCAGATATGAAGATGACTAGCAGACCGGTGTACGAGGGAGGCGGCTACTACCCGCACCACAATCTCTATTACGTCGTCTCCGACGTGTGGCCGCTGGAGGTCTTGGGGGGCCTACTGTTATCGCAGATCGCAGATCTATTCATCAAGACCTATGCGGTCAAGATGCGCGGAGGCACTCAGCGATTCCAGGCGCAATACTTGCGCCGGATCTGCGTTCCGCCGTTCGATGGCATCGGGGAGGTGGATCGAAAAGCTCTCGCCGACGCATTCGAAGATCGCGACGTTGAGCGAGCGACCGGAATCGCGCTCAAGCTTTACGGCGTCTCGGTTTCGACGCTCTCGGAGGTGCTATGA
- a CDS encoding iron-containing redox enzyme family protein: protein MGIDRMIDEQHLLTHPFYQRWQKGKVSLDVLRSYAVQYYAYESALPSFLQKAMAHFPDGPVKASLADNLQDEAGGAHPHPELWLRFAESLGLRREDVEGAELMPRTANLVYTYESLCDRGAEEALAALYAYEAQFPAVAASKGEGLRRFYGITDPAALEFFDVHSTLDHEHAASLRSGLVESEQAREAAALALDAWWGMLDSFEAMS from the coding sequence GTGGGCATCGACCGGATGATCGACGAGCAGCACCTGCTGACGCACCCCTTCTACCAGCGGTGGCAGAAGGGCAAGGTGAGCCTGGACGTGCTCCGCAGTTATGCGGTCCAGTACTACGCCTACGAGTCGGCACTGCCGTCGTTCCTCCAGAAGGCCATGGCCCACTTCCCCGACGGGCCGGTGAAGGCATCCCTCGCCGACAACCTGCAGGACGAGGCCGGGGGCGCGCACCCCCACCCCGAGCTGTGGCTGCGCTTCGCCGAGTCCCTCGGCCTTCGCCGGGAGGACGTGGAGGGCGCTGAGCTCATGCCCCGCACCGCCAACCTCGTCTACACCTACGAATCGCTGTGCGACCGGGGGGCCGAGGAGGCCCTCGCCGCCCTGTACGCCTACGAAGCGCAGTTCCCGGCGGTGGCGGCTTCGAAGGGCGAAGGCCTGCGGCGCTTTTACGGCATCACCGACCCGGCCGCGCTTGAGTTCTTCGACGTCCACTCCACCCTGGACCACGAGCACGCCGCCAGCCTGCGCAGCGGCCTGGTGGAGAGTGAGCAGGCCCGGGAGGCGGCCGCCCTGGCCCTCGACGCCTGGTGGGGCATGCTGGACAGCTTCGAGGCCATGAGCTAG